GTCGCGGGCGACGCCGGTGATGGTGGCGTAGTTCAGGTCCATCGTCACCACGGACTCGCCGACGCGGCGCGGCTCGTCGCGGTCCAGCGCCTCGGGCTTGCCGGTGTCGATCTGGCAGAAGTCGCAGCGCCGGGTGCACTGGTCGCCGCCGATGAGGAAGGTCGCCTCGCGGTCCTCCCAGCACTCGTAGATGTTCGGGCAGCCGGCTTCCTGGCAGACCGTGTGCAGGCCCTCGCTCTTCACGAGGTTCTGCATCTTCGTGTACTCGGGGCCCATTTTCGCCCGGGTCTTGATCCACTCGGGCTTGCGCTCGATGGGGGTCTGGCTGTTGCGGACCTCCAGGCGCAGCATCTTGCGTCCGTCGGGTGCGACTGCGGACACGACCGGCTCCCTAAGCTTTGATTCCTCGGCGTACACCAGGGTACGCCCGTGCACCTTGCGCCCTGCCGGTGAGATCAACCTCACGGTCGCAGGGCGCATTCCCCCGTGACAGGGCGGCTCAGGCGGACGCCTTCTCGATCACCCGCGGCTTCGGCTCCGCGCTCTCCAGAATGTCCTTCAGGTGCTTCTCGACCACCGGCAGGACCTCCTCGATCGTGACCTCCCGGCCCAGCTCGCCCGCGAGGGAGGCGACCCCCGCGTCCCGGATGCCGCACGGGATGATCCGGTCGAACCACTTCATGTCGGGGTTCACGTTGAAGGAGAAGCCGTGCATGGTGACGCCCTTGGCGACCCGGATGCCGATCTGGGCGATCTTGCGGTCCTCGCGCCGCTGGCCCGCGTTGGAGGGGGCGTACTCGGGGCCGTTGAGGCGCGGGTCGAACTCCTCGTCGGTCAGGCGCGGGTCGAAGTCCAGCGACAGGCCGCCGAGCGAGGGCCGCTGCTCGACCGGGTCGCCGAGCACCCACACCCCGCTGCGGCCCTCGACCCGGGTGGTCTCCAGGCCGAACTCGGCGCAGGTGCGGATGAGCGCCTCCTCCAGCCGCCGTACGTGCGCGACCACGTCCACCGGGCGCGGGAGCTTCTGGATCGGGTAACCCACCAGCTGGCCCGGGCCGTGCCAGGTGATCTTGCCGCCGCGGTCCACGTCGATGACCGGGGTGCCGTCCAGCGGGCGCTCGCTGTCCTCGGTGCGGCGGCCGGCCGTATACACCGGGGGGTGCTCCAGGAGGATCACGGTGTCCGGGACCTCGTCGGCGAACCGGGCCGCGTGCACCCGGCGCTGCTCGTCCCAGGCCTCCTGGTACTCGACGGCATCCGCACCGAACCCCATACGGACGAACCGCAACTCACTCACGGCAAGCGCCTCCCTCAGCGACCGGTGTGTCAGGCACGTAACGCGCCCACGCCACTGTACGTCCGACCGGCGTACGTCAGCCCTGCGGGCGTTTCTCACACGATCGGATGAATACGTGACGAAGGATGTGATCACCTGTTCACTCTCCGCTACATTCGCGCCGTTCGCGTGGCCATAAGGGCTGCTCAACGGCAAACCGGGCACTTCAGAGGCCCGAAGGCAGGAGACCGCACCGCAGATGACGGACCGACCCGCGCAGCGCACCCCCAACCGCCAGCTCGCCGCGCTCATCGCAGAAGCGGGGTTCTCCAACGCGGGTCTGGCCCGTCGCGTCGACCAGCTCGGCCTGGAGCACGGGCTGGACCTCAGATACGACAAGACCTCGGTCACCCGCTGGCTGCGCGGACAGCAGCCGCGCGGTACGACCCCCGCCCTGATCGCCGAGGTGTTCACGCGGCGGCTCGGCCGTCGGCTCACGGCCCAGGATCTCGGCCTGGACGCGTGCGCGCCGGTGTACGCCGGGCTGGAGTTCGCGGCCACCCCGGAAGAGGCCGTCGACATCGTCGGCGGGCTCTGGCGCAAGGACTCCGGCAGCCACGCCGAACTGCGCAAGATCGCGTTCACCCCGGCGGGACTCGTGGTGCCCAGCCGGGACTGGCTGATCGGCAAGCCCGACGACAAGGTGGCCCGCGAACCGGCCCCCCGGGTGCCCCCGCAGA
Above is a genomic segment from Streptomyces fodineus containing:
- the lipB gene encoding lipoyl(octanoyl) transferase LipB; the protein is MSELRFVRMGFGADAVEYQEAWDEQRRVHAARFADEVPDTVILLEHPPVYTAGRRTEDSERPLDGTPVIDVDRGGKITWHGPGQLVGYPIQKLPRPVDVVAHVRRLEEALIRTCAEFGLETTRVEGRSGVWVLGDPVEQRPSLGGLSLDFDPRLTDEEFDPRLNGPEYAPSNAGQRREDRKIAQIGIRVAKGVTMHGFSFNVNPDMKWFDRIIPCGIRDAGVASLAGELGREVTIEEVLPVVEKHLKDILESAEPKPRVIEKASA